In a single window of the Paenibacillus sp. MMS20-IR301 genome:
- a CDS encoding polysaccharide deacetylase family protein: MPGYPADAARMIELLSLEQRQGSYQMEVGFTCGSSFTSTALSIDEYTYVQLSLLGPFAGQRVRLSLYPKWDPFRRSFFSALTVMNHNFSETKYYACSGDYAAQLAGLRQEEQPAAPGYDDPASVELPETAPEARPSVPELLKRRGGLLRPARTVLLRGMLFSCLIALLLLRMDGKLFGSSAEAHEDSRQTAETSDIGGTAAEVVPVIRTAAYQSSQLPDPPEAVPLLQQPAAEAPQETAEPLPEAPDLVEAVELDGSSYEYSLPAGYVALTFDDGPSQYTRQIVDILDEHGVAANFLFIGQNASRYPGEVRYTAEHGMPVGSHSWDHSDMTRNSLAENRDNLERASRELTRSTGAAVTIFRPPYGAVNEKLAAEAGRQGMKLLLWNRDPEDWKADHPQQVLRYFQETDPSGGIYLLHEKAVTVQALPEILEYLTGKGLKFAVFQ, translated from the coding sequence ATGCCAGGGTATCCGGCGGATGCTGCCCGGATGATAGAGCTGTTGTCGCTGGAGCAGCGGCAAGGCAGCTATCAGATGGAGGTAGGCTTCACCTGCGGCAGCAGCTTCACTAGTACAGCACTTAGCATCGATGAATATACATATGTGCAGCTCAGCCTGCTTGGCCCGTTCGCGGGACAGCGGGTGCGGCTGTCCCTGTATCCCAAATGGGACCCTTTCCGCCGCAGCTTCTTCAGTGCGCTGACCGTAATGAATCACAATTTCAGCGAGACGAAGTATTATGCCTGTTCCGGCGATTATGCCGCGCAGCTGGCAGGACTCCGGCAGGAGGAGCAACCGGCGGCGCCCGGGTATGATGACCCGGCTTCAGTGGAGCTTCCGGAAACGGCACCGGAAGCCCGGCCGTCTGTTCCGGAGCTGCTGAAGCGCAGAGGAGGCCTGCTGCGGCCTGCCCGGACCGTGCTGCTGCGCGGAATGCTGTTCAGCTGCCTTATCGCACTGCTGCTGCTGCGTATGGACGGGAAGCTCTTTGGCAGCAGTGCGGAGGCCCATGAAGATTCCAGGCAGACAGCGGAAACTTCTGATATCGGCGGTACAGCCGCTGAGGTTGTGCCGGTTATACGGACGGCGGCCTATCAAAGCAGCCAGCTCCCTGATCCGCCGGAGGCTGTACCGCTGCTGCAGCAGCCGGCGGCCGAAGCTCCCCAGGAAACGGCGGAACCCCTGCCGGAAGCGCCGGACCTGGTTGAAGCGGTTGAGCTGGACGGAAGCAGCTATGAATACAGCCTGCCTGCGGGCTATGTGGCATTGACCTTTGATGATGGCCCCTCGCAATATACGCGGCAGATCGTAGATATTCTGGACGAGCATGGCGTGGCGGCGAATTTCCTGTTCATCGGGCAGAATGCCAGCCGCTATCCGGGCGAGGTCCGCTATACCGCGGAGCATGGCATGCCTGTAGGCAGCCACTCCTGGGATCATAGTGATATGACGCGCAACAGCCTTGCAGAGAACCGGGATAATCTGGAGCGGGCCAGCCGTGAGCTTACGCGGAGCACCGGTGCGGCAGTGACCATCTTCCGCCCGCCCTATGGTGCGGTCAATGAGAAGCTGGCTGCCGAAGCCGGGCGGCAGGGAATGAAGCTGCTGCTCTGGAACCGGGACCCCGAGGACTGGAAGGCGGATCATCCGCAGCAGGTGCTCCGGTACTTTCAGGAGACGGACCCGTCCGGGGGAATCTATCTGCTGCATGAGAAGGCAGTTACGGTCCAGGCGCTTCCGGAGATCCTGGAGTATCTTACTGGCAAAGGGCTAAAGTTTGCGGTCTTCCAATAA